A single window of Vigna unguiculata cultivar IT97K-499-35 chromosome 1, ASM411807v1, whole genome shotgun sequence DNA harbors:
- the LOC114174271 gene encoding transcription factor PIF1 isoform X4: protein MELLWHNGQVVMQSQNHRSLRKPTPPSRNSHDASAAGPSESREIRPQLDNFNQHLFMQEGEMASWLHYPIDDDDDVPPLDQAFCADFLYSPPTVNNSTAMQTLATSQLTDHRPMSAPPRPPIPLPRRLEPKTPNFAYFARHNTRADEQSVKVAAKESTVVDSCETPAATAAAVSRVSETVRNAVEATEGGAGAPVPSTSGGGGRSTMMCDVTMASSPGGSSSSGEPVQVAPAEERKRKGREAEGWESQSEGTHVNGGVKDVDFESEAKKQVRGSTSTKRSRAAEVHNLSERRRRDRINEKMRALQELIPRCNKSDKASMLDEAISYLKSLQLQVQMMSMGCGMVPMMFPGIQQYMPAMGMGVGMGMGMEMGMNRPVMPFPNMLPGSALPAATAAAHLGPRFPMPPFHMPRVPAPDSSRMQPENQSDNNNNMVAPAPPHPNQSRLPNFTDPYQQYLGPHQMQFQVIQNQAMNQPNVGKPSTSRDNPENR, encoded by the exons ATGGAGCTGCTATGGCATAACGGCCAGGTTGTGATGCAGAGTCAGAATCACCGTTCCCTTAGAAAACCCACGCCGCCGTCCAGAAACTCCCACGATGCCTCCGCCGCCGGTCCTTCCGAATCCAGGGAGATTCGACCGCAGCTCGACAATTTCAATCAACATCTCTTCATGCAAGAAGGCGAAATGGCTTCCTGGCTTCACTATCCAATCGACGACGACGACGACGTACCTCCGTTGGATCAGGCTTTCTGCGCCGATTTCCTCTACTCGCCGCCCACCGTTAACAACAGCACGGCCATGCAAACTCTCGCCACGTCTCAGCTCACAGACCACCGCCCCATGTCCGCACCGCCTCGACCTCCAATTCCGCTGCCGAGACGGCTGGAACCGAAGACGCCGAACTTCGCGTACTTCGCCAGGCACAACACAAGAGCCGACGAGCAGAGCGTGAAGGTGGCCGCGAAGGAATCCACAGTGGTGGATTCGTGCGAGACGCCGGCCGCAACCGCAGCGGCGGTTTCGAGAGTTTCGGAAACTGTGAGGAACGCGGTGGAAGCGACGGAAGGAGGCGCCGGAGCTCCGGTGCCTTCGACGAGTGGCGGTGGCGGTAGGAGCACGATGATGTGCGACGTGACTATGGCTTCGTCGCCGGGCGGCTCGAGTAGTAGCGGCGAGCCGGTTCAGGTGGCGCCGGCGGAAGAGCGGAAGCGGAAGGGTCGGGAGGCGGAGGGATGGGAGTCTCAGAGCGAG GGTACGCATGTAAATGGAGGAGTAAAG gatgttGATTTTGAATCGGAAGCAAAGAAGCAAGTTCGAGGATCAACATCTACAAAGAGATCACGTGCAGCGGAGGTGCATAATCTCTCTGAGAGG AGGCGTCGTGATCGGATTAATGAAAAGATGAGAGCTCTGCAAGAACTTATACCTCGATGTAATAAG TCGGACAAAGCTTCAATGTTGGATGAAGCAATTTCGTACTTGAAATCATTGCAGTTACAAGTGCAG ATGATGTCGATGGGATGTGGCATGGTACCTATGATGTTTCCTGGAATTCAGCAGTACATGCCAGCAATGGGAATGGGGGTTGGAATGGGAATGGGAATGGAAATGGGAATGAACAGACCTGTGATGCCGTTTCCCAATATGTTACCTGGTTCTGCTTTGCCGGCAGCAACAGCAGCTGCTCATTTGGGACCAAGGTTTCCGATGCCTCCTTTCCACATGCCGCGTGTTCCTGCTCCTGATTCTTCCAGAATGCAACCAGAAAATCAGtcagataataataataatatggttGCACCTGCTCCACCTCATCCAAACCAGTCACGTCTCCCAAACTTCACGGATCCTTATCAACAATATCTTGGTCCCCACCAGATGCAGTTTCAAGTAATTCAG AATCAGGCAATGAACCAACCAAATGTTGGGAAGCCCAGTACCAGTAGGGATAATCCAGAAAATCGTTAG
- the LOC114174271 gene encoding transcription factor PIF1 isoform X3, whose amino-acid sequence MDDNNNPYPILTPSGLPRQSKPSIAEDDVMELLWHNGQVVMQSQNHRSLRKPTPPSRNSHDASAAGPSESREIRPQLDNFNQHLFMQEGEMASWLHYPIDDDDDVPPLDQAFCADFLYSPPTVNNSTAMQTLATSQLTDHRPMSAPPRPPIPLPRRLEPKTPNFAYFARHNTRADEQSVKVAAKESTVVDSCETPAATAAAVSRVSETVRNAVEATEGGAGAPVPSTSGGGGRSTMMCDVTMASSPGGSSSSGEPVQVAPAEERKRKGREAEGWESQSEGTHVNGGVKDVDFESEAKKQVRGSTSTKRSRAAEVHNLSERRRRDRINEKMRALQELIPRCNKSDKASMLDEAISYLKSLQLQVQMMSMGCGMVPMMFPGIQQYMPAMGMGVGMGMGMEMGMNRPVMPFPNMLPGSALPAATAAAHLGPRFPMPPFHMPRVPAPDSSRMQPENQSDNNNNMVAPAPPHPNQSRLPNFTDPYQQYLGPHQMQFQVIQNQAMNQPNVGKPSTSRDNPENR is encoded by the exons ATGGACGACAACAACAACCCATACCCCATTCTCACGCCTTCGGGATTACCTCGCCAAAGCAAACCCTCTAT TGCAGAGGACGATGTCATGGAGCTGCTATGGCATAACGGCCAGGTTGTGATGCAGAGTCAGAATCACCGTTCCCTTAGAAAACCCACGCCGCCGTCCAGAAACTCCCACGATGCCTCCGCCGCCGGTCCTTCCGAATCCAGGGAGATTCGACCGCAGCTCGACAATTTCAATCAACATCTCTTCATGCAAGAAGGCGAAATGGCTTCCTGGCTTCACTATCCAATCGACGACGACGACGACGTACCTCCGTTGGATCAGGCTTTCTGCGCCGATTTCCTCTACTCGCCGCCCACCGTTAACAACAGCACGGCCATGCAAACTCTCGCCACGTCTCAGCTCACAGACCACCGCCCCATGTCCGCACCGCCTCGACCTCCAATTCCGCTGCCGAGACGGCTGGAACCGAAGACGCCGAACTTCGCGTACTTCGCCAGGCACAACACAAGAGCCGACGAGCAGAGCGTGAAGGTGGCCGCGAAGGAATCCACAGTGGTGGATTCGTGCGAGACGCCGGCCGCAACCGCAGCGGCGGTTTCGAGAGTTTCGGAAACTGTGAGGAACGCGGTGGAAGCGACGGAAGGAGGCGCCGGAGCTCCGGTGCCTTCGACGAGTGGCGGTGGCGGTAGGAGCACGATGATGTGCGACGTGACTATGGCTTCGTCGCCGGGCGGCTCGAGTAGTAGCGGCGAGCCGGTTCAGGTGGCGCCGGCGGAAGAGCGGAAGCGGAAGGGTCGGGAGGCGGAGGGATGGGAGTCTCAGAGCGAG GGTACGCATGTAAATGGAGGAGTAAAG gatgttGATTTTGAATCGGAAGCAAAGAAGCAAGTTCGAGGATCAACATCTACAAAGAGATCACGTGCAGCGGAGGTGCATAATCTCTCTGAGAGG AGGCGTCGTGATCGGATTAATGAAAAGATGAGAGCTCTGCAAGAACTTATACCTCGATGTAATAAG TCGGACAAAGCTTCAATGTTGGATGAAGCAATTTCGTACTTGAAATCATTGCAGTTACAAGTGCAG ATGATGTCGATGGGATGTGGCATGGTACCTATGATGTTTCCTGGAATTCAGCAGTACATGCCAGCAATGGGAATGGGGGTTGGAATGGGAATGGGAATGGAAATGGGAATGAACAGACCTGTGATGCCGTTTCCCAATATGTTACCTGGTTCTGCTTTGCCGGCAGCAACAGCAGCTGCTCATTTGGGACCAAGGTTTCCGATGCCTCCTTTCCACATGCCGCGTGTTCCTGCTCCTGATTCTTCCAGAATGCAACCAGAAAATCAGtcagataataataataatatggttGCACCTGCTCCACCTCATCCAAACCAGTCACGTCTCCCAAACTTCACGGATCCTTATCAACAATATCTTGGTCCCCACCAGATGCAGTTTCAAGTAATTCAG AATCAGGCAATGAACCAACCAAATGTTGGGAAGCCCAGTACCAGTAGGGATAATCCAGAAAATCGTTAG
- the LOC114174271 gene encoding transcription factor PIF1 isoform X2: protein MTNHNHSVPDFDIQMDDNNNPYPILTPSGLPRQSKPSIAEDDVMELLWHNGQVVMQSQNHRSLRKPTPPSRNSHDASAAGPSESREIRPQLDNFNQHLFMQEGEMASWLHYPIDDDDDVPPLDQAFCADFLYSPPTVNNSTAMQTLATSQLTDHRPMSAPPRPPIPLPRRLEPKTPNFAYFARHNTRADEQSVKVAAKESTVVDSCETPAATAAAVSRVSETVRNAVEATEGGAGAPVPSTSGGGGRSTMMCDVTMASSPGGSSSSGEPVQVAPAEERKRKGREAEGWESQSEDVDFESEAKKQVRGSTSTKRSRAAEVHNLSERRRRDRINEKMRALQELIPRCNKSDKASMLDEAISYLKSLQLQVQMMSMGCGMVPMMFPGIQQYMPAMGMGVGMGMGMEMGMNRPVMPFPNMLPGSALPAATAAAHLGPRFPMPPFHMPRVPAPDSSRMQPENQSDNNNNMVAPAPPHPNQSRLPNFTDPYQQYLGPHQMQFQVIQNQAMNQPNVGKPSTSRDNPENR from the exons ATGACCAATCACAATCACTCTGTTCCAGATTTCGATATTCAAATGGACGACAACAACAACCCATACCCCATTCTCACGCCTTCGGGATTACCTCGCCAAAGCAAACCCTCTAT TGCAGAGGACGATGTCATGGAGCTGCTATGGCATAACGGCCAGGTTGTGATGCAGAGTCAGAATCACCGTTCCCTTAGAAAACCCACGCCGCCGTCCAGAAACTCCCACGATGCCTCCGCCGCCGGTCCTTCCGAATCCAGGGAGATTCGACCGCAGCTCGACAATTTCAATCAACATCTCTTCATGCAAGAAGGCGAAATGGCTTCCTGGCTTCACTATCCAATCGACGACGACGACGACGTACCTCCGTTGGATCAGGCTTTCTGCGCCGATTTCCTCTACTCGCCGCCCACCGTTAACAACAGCACGGCCATGCAAACTCTCGCCACGTCTCAGCTCACAGACCACCGCCCCATGTCCGCACCGCCTCGACCTCCAATTCCGCTGCCGAGACGGCTGGAACCGAAGACGCCGAACTTCGCGTACTTCGCCAGGCACAACACAAGAGCCGACGAGCAGAGCGTGAAGGTGGCCGCGAAGGAATCCACAGTGGTGGATTCGTGCGAGACGCCGGCCGCAACCGCAGCGGCGGTTTCGAGAGTTTCGGAAACTGTGAGGAACGCGGTGGAAGCGACGGAAGGAGGCGCCGGAGCTCCGGTGCCTTCGACGAGTGGCGGTGGCGGTAGGAGCACGATGATGTGCGACGTGACTATGGCTTCGTCGCCGGGCGGCTCGAGTAGTAGCGGCGAGCCGGTTCAGGTGGCGCCGGCGGAAGAGCGGAAGCGGAAGGGTCGGGAGGCGGAGGGATGGGAGTCTCAGAGCGAG gatgttGATTTTGAATCGGAAGCAAAGAAGCAAGTTCGAGGATCAACATCTACAAAGAGATCACGTGCAGCGGAGGTGCATAATCTCTCTGAGAGG AGGCGTCGTGATCGGATTAATGAAAAGATGAGAGCTCTGCAAGAACTTATACCTCGATGTAATAAG TCGGACAAAGCTTCAATGTTGGATGAAGCAATTTCGTACTTGAAATCATTGCAGTTACAAGTGCAG ATGATGTCGATGGGATGTGGCATGGTACCTATGATGTTTCCTGGAATTCAGCAGTACATGCCAGCAATGGGAATGGGGGTTGGAATGGGAATGGGAATGGAAATGGGAATGAACAGACCTGTGATGCCGTTTCCCAATATGTTACCTGGTTCTGCTTTGCCGGCAGCAACAGCAGCTGCTCATTTGGGACCAAGGTTTCCGATGCCTCCTTTCCACATGCCGCGTGTTCCTGCTCCTGATTCTTCCAGAATGCAACCAGAAAATCAGtcagataataataataatatggttGCACCTGCTCCACCTCATCCAAACCAGTCACGTCTCCCAAACTTCACGGATCCTTATCAACAATATCTTGGTCCCCACCAGATGCAGTTTCAAGTAATTCAG AATCAGGCAATGAACCAACCAAATGTTGGGAAGCCCAGTACCAGTAGGGATAATCCAGAAAATCGTTAG
- the LOC114174271 gene encoding transcription factor PIF1 isoform X1 yields MTNHNHSVPDFDIQMDDNNNPYPILTPSGLPRQSKPSIAEDDVMELLWHNGQVVMQSQNHRSLRKPTPPSRNSHDASAAGPSESREIRPQLDNFNQHLFMQEGEMASWLHYPIDDDDDVPPLDQAFCADFLYSPPTVNNSTAMQTLATSQLTDHRPMSAPPRPPIPLPRRLEPKTPNFAYFARHNTRADEQSVKVAAKESTVVDSCETPAATAAAVSRVSETVRNAVEATEGGAGAPVPSTSGGGGRSTMMCDVTMASSPGGSSSSGEPVQVAPAEERKRKGREAEGWESQSEGTHVNGGVKDVDFESEAKKQVRGSTSTKRSRAAEVHNLSERRRRDRINEKMRALQELIPRCNKSDKASMLDEAISYLKSLQLQVQMMSMGCGMVPMMFPGIQQYMPAMGMGVGMGMGMEMGMNRPVMPFPNMLPGSALPAATAAAHLGPRFPMPPFHMPRVPAPDSSRMQPENQSDNNNNMVAPAPPHPNQSRLPNFTDPYQQYLGPHQMQFQVIQNQAMNQPNVGKPSTSRDNPENR; encoded by the exons ATGACCAATCACAATCACTCTGTTCCAGATTTCGATATTCAAATGGACGACAACAACAACCCATACCCCATTCTCACGCCTTCGGGATTACCTCGCCAAAGCAAACCCTCTAT TGCAGAGGACGATGTCATGGAGCTGCTATGGCATAACGGCCAGGTTGTGATGCAGAGTCAGAATCACCGTTCCCTTAGAAAACCCACGCCGCCGTCCAGAAACTCCCACGATGCCTCCGCCGCCGGTCCTTCCGAATCCAGGGAGATTCGACCGCAGCTCGACAATTTCAATCAACATCTCTTCATGCAAGAAGGCGAAATGGCTTCCTGGCTTCACTATCCAATCGACGACGACGACGACGTACCTCCGTTGGATCAGGCTTTCTGCGCCGATTTCCTCTACTCGCCGCCCACCGTTAACAACAGCACGGCCATGCAAACTCTCGCCACGTCTCAGCTCACAGACCACCGCCCCATGTCCGCACCGCCTCGACCTCCAATTCCGCTGCCGAGACGGCTGGAACCGAAGACGCCGAACTTCGCGTACTTCGCCAGGCACAACACAAGAGCCGACGAGCAGAGCGTGAAGGTGGCCGCGAAGGAATCCACAGTGGTGGATTCGTGCGAGACGCCGGCCGCAACCGCAGCGGCGGTTTCGAGAGTTTCGGAAACTGTGAGGAACGCGGTGGAAGCGACGGAAGGAGGCGCCGGAGCTCCGGTGCCTTCGACGAGTGGCGGTGGCGGTAGGAGCACGATGATGTGCGACGTGACTATGGCTTCGTCGCCGGGCGGCTCGAGTAGTAGCGGCGAGCCGGTTCAGGTGGCGCCGGCGGAAGAGCGGAAGCGGAAGGGTCGGGAGGCGGAGGGATGGGAGTCTCAGAGCGAG GGTACGCATGTAAATGGAGGAGTAAAG gatgttGATTTTGAATCGGAAGCAAAGAAGCAAGTTCGAGGATCAACATCTACAAAGAGATCACGTGCAGCGGAGGTGCATAATCTCTCTGAGAGG AGGCGTCGTGATCGGATTAATGAAAAGATGAGAGCTCTGCAAGAACTTATACCTCGATGTAATAAG TCGGACAAAGCTTCAATGTTGGATGAAGCAATTTCGTACTTGAAATCATTGCAGTTACAAGTGCAG ATGATGTCGATGGGATGTGGCATGGTACCTATGATGTTTCCTGGAATTCAGCAGTACATGCCAGCAATGGGAATGGGGGTTGGAATGGGAATGGGAATGGAAATGGGAATGAACAGACCTGTGATGCCGTTTCCCAATATGTTACCTGGTTCTGCTTTGCCGGCAGCAACAGCAGCTGCTCATTTGGGACCAAGGTTTCCGATGCCTCCTTTCCACATGCCGCGTGTTCCTGCTCCTGATTCTTCCAGAATGCAACCAGAAAATCAGtcagataataataataatatggttGCACCTGCTCCACCTCATCCAAACCAGTCACGTCTCCCAAACTTCACGGATCCTTATCAACAATATCTTGGTCCCCACCAGATGCAGTTTCAAGTAATTCAG AATCAGGCAATGAACCAACCAAATGTTGGGAAGCCCAGTACCAGTAGGGATAATCCAGAAAATCGTTAG